A window of the Pelagicoccus enzymogenes genome harbors these coding sequences:
- a CDS encoding phosphatidate cytidylyltransferase, with product MAKRIFSTILLWAIIIGSVSYTPEAAVWLIAMISFGTQWELYGLMEKMGRRPFKSLGSSLGTFMILGPFYIEKAFDHPVPGLQASIIAVTIVAICLRILVHREVEERIETLGSTLVGLIYIPFMLTFMARMLTITPDMGEGLMLILWLIATAKFCDVGALIFGKAFGRHKMSPNTSPGKTWEGAIGGCLTSVGIGFAFVSFAGDYFPDFFQPHWAALIALPIAALSIVSDLVESMMKRAAKEKDSGRFIPGIGGAFDLSDSLILTSPTAFLLFGLLQ from the coding sequence GTGGCCAAACGCATTTTCAGCACCATCCTCCTCTGGGCCATCATCATCGGCTCCGTCAGCTACACCCCCGAAGCTGCCGTCTGGCTGATCGCCATGATCAGCTTCGGCACCCAGTGGGAACTCTACGGCCTCATGGAAAAGATGGGACGCCGCCCCTTCAAGTCCCTCGGCTCCTCGCTCGGCACCTTCATGATCCTCGGCCCCTTCTACATCGAAAAGGCCTTCGACCACCCCGTGCCCGGCCTGCAAGCCAGCATCATCGCCGTCACCATCGTGGCCATCTGCCTTCGCATCCTCGTGCACCGCGAGGTCGAGGAACGCATCGAAACCCTTGGCTCCACCCTCGTCGGCCTGATCTACATCCCCTTCATGCTCACCTTCATGGCCCGCATGCTCACCATCACTCCCGATATGGGCGAAGGGCTCATGCTTATCCTCTGGCTCATCGCCACCGCCAAATTCTGCGACGTGGGCGCCCTCATCTTCGGCAAAGCCTTCGGCCGCCACAAGATGTCCCCCAACACCAGCCCCGGCAAAACCTGGGAAGGCGCCATCGGCGGCTGCCTCACTTCCGTCGGCATCGGCTTTGCTTTCGTCTCCTTCGCCGGCGACTACTTTCCGGACTTCTTCCAGCCGCACTGGGCCGCTCTCATCGCCCTCCCCATCGCCGCCCTCTCCATCGTCTCAGACCTCGTCGAGAGCATGATGAAGCGAGCCGCCAAGGAAAAAGATTCCGGCCGCTTCATCCCAGGCATCGGAGGCGCCTTCGACCTCTCCGACTCCCTCATCCTCACCTCTCCCACCGCCTTCCTCCTGTTCGGCCTGCTCCAGTAG
- a CDS encoding VPDSG-CTERM sorting domain-containing protein, giving the protein MNIKKSLFASIVILAAASSASAIQIQMGNSNGSDIGYYRANPHGDFESVIGHYALGKSTDGTWFGTFCIEKNEYFTPGSTYDVAINDGAISGGRNGAVNGKDIISEGTGWLYEQYAIGNFFSTVYNPYNLQKAIWFLEDELNWSDLGTKARNLVTLAATSLGLSTTDWSEVKSDYTGKNVKVMNLTSNNGQNQHQDQLVYMPVPDSGSTLALLGFASAGLLAFRRRR; this is encoded by the coding sequence ATGAACATCAAGAAATCTCTCTTCGCCTCCATCGTAATCCTCGCTGCCGCTAGCAGCGCCTCCGCCATCCAGATCCAGATGGGCAACAGCAATGGCAGCGACATCGGTTACTACCGGGCCAATCCGCACGGCGACTTCGAGAGCGTCATCGGCCACTACGCCCTCGGCAAGTCGACGGACGGCACGTGGTTCGGCACCTTCTGTATCGAGAAAAACGAATACTTCACCCCTGGCTCCACCTACGACGTAGCCATCAACGACGGAGCCATCTCCGGCGGCCGCAACGGAGCGGTCAACGGCAAGGACATCATTTCCGAAGGCACCGGCTGGCTTTACGAACAATACGCCATCGGCAACTTCTTCAGCACCGTCTACAACCCCTACAACTTGCAAAAAGCCATCTGGTTCCTCGAGGACGAGCTCAACTGGAGCGACCTCGGCACCAAAGCCCGCAACCTCGTCACCCTCGCCGCCACCTCCCTCGGCCTCTCCACCACCGACTGGTCCGAGGTCAAGTCCGACTACACCGGCAAGAACGTCAAGGTCATGAACCTCACCAGCAACAACGGCCAGAACCAGCATCAAGACCAGCTCGTCTACATGCCAGTGCCCGACAGCGGCTCCACCCTTGCCCTGCTCGGCTTCGCAAGCGCCGGCCTCCTAGCCTTCCGTCGCCGCCGCTAA
- a CDS encoding isoprenyl transferase, with amino-acid sequence MNGESTEKPNPRHIGIIMDGNGRWAKQRGHSRPRGHKEGAKATRAIIDACQELGIRYLTLYAFSAENWNRPDMEVRALMELLELFLSRETKTLVKKRVRLHAIGRIDELPDSAQKALKKAIDATKEFDDWHLTLALNYSSRNEVLDAAKAFAQAVAKGEISPDTTDWDDFSRHLYTSELPDPDLIIRTSGETRISNFLLMQSAYAEFYFTETLWPDFGKEQLRQALACYRNRERRFGKTGEQLASPAPTPA; translated from the coding sequence ATGAACGGCGAATCCACAGAAAAACCAAACCCGCGACACATCGGCATCATCATGGATGGCAACGGCCGCTGGGCGAAACAACGCGGGCATTCGCGCCCCCGTGGACACAAGGAAGGCGCCAAGGCCACCCGCGCCATTATCGACGCCTGCCAGGAGCTGGGCATTCGCTACCTCACCCTCTACGCCTTTTCCGCCGAGAACTGGAACCGACCCGACATGGAAGTCCGCGCCCTCATGGAGCTTCTCGAGCTCTTCCTCTCGCGCGAGACCAAGACCCTCGTCAAGAAGCGGGTCCGCCTCCACGCCATCGGCCGTATCGACGAGTTGCCCGACAGCGCCCAAAAGGCCCTCAAAAAAGCCATCGACGCCACTAAGGAATTCGACGACTGGCACCTCACCCTCGCCCTCAACTACTCCTCGCGCAACGAGGTCCTCGACGCCGCCAAGGCCTTCGCCCAAGCCGTGGCCAAAGGCGAGATTTCCCCCGACACCACCGATTGGGACGACTTTTCCCGGCACCTCTACACCTCCGAACTGCCCGATCCGGACCTCATCATCCGCACCTCCGGCGAGACCCGCATCAGCAACTTCCTGCTCATGCAATCCGCCTACGCGGAATTCTACTTCACCGAAACCCTCTGGCCTGACTTCGGCAAAGAGCAACTGCGACAAGCCCTCGCCTGCTACCGCAACCGCGAGCGCCGCTTCGGCAAAACCGGCGAACAGCTGGCCAGCCCCGCCCCCACCCCTGCCTAA
- the dxr gene encoding 1-deoxy-D-xylulose-5-phosphate reductoisomerase — translation MNIVLLGATGSIGESTLKVIRKHRDRLKLVGIAANQNVEKLAQIAYEFGVPHVGIFDESAYATAKAGTAFPITTKLHCGLSGLEELASLPEADTTLVAVVGTHGLLPALRAIEAGKTLAVASKEILVLAGKFIMQAAHKSGSLILPVDSEHNAIFQCLNPNPTSAASPKTSPPPATQLVDKLILTASGGSFRDLPVEQLKNVTLEQALQHPNWDMGPKVTIDAATMANKGLEMIEARWLFGMRAEQVQAVIHPQSIVHSMVQYVDGSVIAQLCPPDMTFAIQHCLLYPERSEGIVPPLDFSQAMQLDFHAPDLQRYPCLAHARRAMEACGVATGVFNAANEVAVEAFVSGKLKFVEIPTIIEKTLESIDNVEPSSLDEVLHYDQLARQNAATFVNKT, via the coding sequence ATGAACATCGTCCTCCTCGGAGCCACTGGATCCATCGGCGAGAGCACCCTCAAGGTCATCCGCAAGCACCGCGATCGCCTCAAGCTCGTCGGAATCGCCGCCAACCAAAACGTAGAGAAACTCGCCCAGATCGCCTACGAGTTCGGCGTGCCGCACGTCGGAATCTTCGACGAGTCCGCCTACGCCACCGCTAAAGCTGGCACCGCCTTCCCCATTACCACCAAACTCCACTGCGGCCTCTCCGGGCTCGAGGAACTGGCGTCCCTCCCGGAGGCCGACACCACCCTAGTAGCCGTCGTCGGCACCCACGGGCTCCTGCCTGCCCTGCGGGCTATCGAGGCCGGCAAGACCCTCGCCGTCGCCTCCAAGGAAATCCTCGTGCTCGCCGGCAAGTTCATCATGCAAGCCGCCCACAAGTCCGGCTCGCTCATCCTCCCCGTCGACTCCGAGCACAACGCCATCTTCCAGTGCCTCAACCCCAATCCAACTAGCGCGGCTTCTCCGAAGACGTCTCCACCCCCCGCTACTCAGCTCGTCGACAAGCTCATCCTCACCGCCTCCGGCGGCAGCTTCCGCGACCTCCCCGTCGAGCAGCTGAAAAACGTCACCCTCGAGCAAGCCCTGCAGCATCCCAACTGGGACATGGGCCCCAAAGTCACCATCGACGCCGCCACCATGGCCAACAAAGGCCTCGAGATGATCGAAGCCCGCTGGCTCTTCGGCATGCGGGCCGAGCAAGTGCAAGCCGTCATCCACCCGCAAAGCATCGTGCACTCCATGGTCCAGTACGTCGACGGCTCCGTCATCGCCCAGCTTTGCCCGCCCGACATGACCTTCGCCATCCAGCACTGCCTCCTCTACCCCGAACGCAGCGAAGGCATCGTCCCCCCACTCGACTTCAGCCAAGCCATGCAGCTCGACTTCCACGCCCCCGACCTCCAACGCTACCCCTGCCTCGCCCACGCCCGGCGGGCCATGGAAGCCTGCGGCGTAGCCACCGGCGTCTTCAACGCTGCAAACGAAGTCGCCGTCGAAGCGTTTGTCTCAGGGAAGCTAAAATTCGTTGAAATCCCCACCATCATCGAAAAAACCCTCGAATCCATCGATAACGTAGAACCAAGCTCCCTCGACGAAGTCCTTCACTACGACCAACTGGCCCGGCAAAACGCCGCCACCTTCGTCAACAAAACCTGA